The Prionailurus viverrinus isolate Anna chromosome C1, UM_Priviv_1.0, whole genome shotgun sequence DNA window accgtccgtgagtttgagccctgcatcgggctctgcgctgacagctcagagcctggagcctgtttcagattctgtgtctccctcgctctctgaccctcccccattcatactctctctgtttcaaaaataaataaatgttaaaaaaaaaaaaaactaccaaagtGACTCAAgtaaatctgaatagacctattgTAATTAAAGAGATTGAGGTAGTCATCAAAAAGTCCCACAAGGAAAACTGGAAACCCAGATGGCCTCACCAGTAAATTCtgtgaaacatttaaagaagaactaaCACCAATCCTTTACAAGCTCTTCCAGAAAATAGTAAAGAAGGGAACATTTCCCAGCTTGTTCTTtgaagccagaattaccctgataccaaaaccaaagataccacaaggaaagaaaactacaaaccactATCCTTTACTAATATAGTAAAAATTCTCAACCAAATAGGattaaactgaattcaacagcatataaaatggGTTATATATCATGACAAACAGAATTTAGCTCATGAACATGGGAATTCATATGcagatcaacatataaaaatcagtcaatatGCCAAAccatattaatgaaataaataccaAAACCACATGATCTTCTTAATGGACTTAAACAATGCATTTGACATAATCCAATGCaccttcatgataaaaacactcaacgaTTAGAAATAGAATGAAACTCCCAAGGTTAATAAAGGTAATctacaaaaaaaccaaaacaaaacaaaacaaaaaaccaaaaacataggTAACATCATACTTCATGGTGAGCTAATAAaatcttttcctctaaggtcaaaaataagacaaggatgtccactcgcATGACTTCTATTTCACATTTACTGGAGGTTTTATCCAGGCTAATGatgcaatgaaaaaaacaaagcattcaCATTGTaaaggaagatgtaaaattaTCAGAGATGGCATgatcttatatacagaaaatcttaaagaatcCACGCACATCAACACATAAATCTATTAGAAGTAATGAATGAGTTAAGTTTGTAAGATGCAAGATTCATATTCAAAAACTAATTATATGACAATACACCACCAATGAAAaatccaaaagcaaaagtaagaaaacaatcaacaattTACAATACcatcaaaaatagtaaaatattcaggaataaatttaaacaaggagGTTCAAGACATGTACACGGAAATCttcaaaacattgctgaaagaagtcttgaataaatggaaaaacttcCTGTGTTCTAGATCAGAAGACCAGAAGgcttaatattattaagatggcATTACTCCCCAAATCTACATTCAACATTGTCCTTCTCAACATCTcagcctttccccccaccccctttggcAGAAATTGAcaactgatcctaaaatttatataaaaatgcaagaaCTCAGAGTCATCAAAACTACCTTGGAACAGAACAAAAGTGGAGGACTTAtgcttcttcattttaaaacttagtgaggcacctgggtggctcagtcagttgagcgtctgactcttgatttcaactcaagtcaggatctcagatttcttgggatcaagccccacatctggctctgcactgacagcccagaaactgcttgggattatttctctctctctctctctctctgccctaccccctcaaagtaaataaataaactttaaaaaataaaattaaaataaataaaacttagtataaagctacagtaatcagggggcacctgagtggctcagttggttaagcatccaacttcggctaagaTCACGATCTTAgtcaaagaatttgaatagacatttctccaaagaagacacttctccaaagacatataTCCAAAGAAgttatacagatggccaataagcacatgaaagatgctcagcatcagtagttactagagaaatgaaaatcaaaataacgATGAGTTACCACTTCACACACATTAGGATAGTTAGAAATCATAGACATAAACAATGTTAGTGATgatgtagaaaaattggaactttcatacattgctggtggaattgtaaaatggtgtagccattttgcaaaaaaaaaaaaaaaaagaatttggcagtttctcaaaatgttaaacagaattaccatatgacctagcattTTTACTAAGTAAAAATGAATTGAAAGAATTGAAAACCTGTCCACACAAAAGACTGTGCACAAAATttcatagcagcgttattcataatagccccaaagtggaaagaactttttaaagaattgctgtatgtctggggtgcctgggaggctcagtcagttgagtggctgactctcagttttggtttaggtcatgatcccaggtttgtgggatcgagccccacaacaagctccacactgagagtgaatcctgcttcagattctctctctccctctctttttccccctctgcccctctcacctgctTGCATGTTGCATAatctaagaagaaagaaagaaagaaagaaagaaagaaagaaagaaagaaagaaagagaaagaaagaaagaaagaaagaaagaaagaaagaaagaaagaaagaaagaaagaaaagaaagaaagagagggagaggaaggaaggaaggaagttgccATATATAGTGAGTTTTATGGGATACTAGTATGTCcttcctgaaattttttttaatatttatttattttggggagagcacaagtaggggaagggcagagagaggaggacagaggatctgaagtgggctctgtgctgacaggctaaCAGCAGTGAatccgatgtggagctcgaactcacaaactttgagaaaatgacctgacccaaagccggatgctcaactgactgagccacccaggtgcccccttcctgACACTTTTAAGTTAGCCTATAAATTCTAGGAACATAAAAACCAGGTGAGTGTTGgagaatatattttgagaaaggagagaaattataaaggaaatacTACATTGTGAAACTTTTATAGTGTGTGTATTTGTGAGTTTTGCATGCAGATAAGTCAGATGAGTTATTTAGTTATCTCTGGTAATGTGGAAAATTACTAATCTATTATTAAAACAGGTAtgtttataaatttgaaaaagcaaaacatttattgaaaaggatTGAAAGGGCTTGGGCATACAGTTCAAGTGGTGATGAGTTTTTAACTTCAAGCCTATAAAAATTGGGGGCAATACTCTAATTCTTGGACTTTTTCTACTGTGTTCACAGAGTACAAGTACTATTGAAAagcttttcacttattttataacATAAGTTTAAGGGGTTTTATGGAAGTGATTTTTATTGACCTACTTGTTATGtactattttaatttcatatcCTTTAGATATTTGGATTTGCACTGCATTTTGGAATTCATCTTCACTTACAATGTCACCATCAAATGGAGGTCCAGTTCGACCCAGCCCCCCAGATGGAGGCTGGGGTTGGGCAGTGGTTACTGGAGCTTTTATTTCCATTGGCTTCTCTTGTGCATTTGGCAaatctatttctgtattttacaaagaaattgaagaaatatttaatgcCAGCACCAGCGAAGTGTCATGGATCTCTTCTATTATGTTCGCTGTCATGTATGCTGGAGGTAAGTACCCAGAAGGCCTGTTCTTTCAGCTTTCAAAAGGCGGACAAAAACCCCATATTGAATACTTTTTGTTCTTGATGCCTTTCTGTGTAAGATACTTGAAATGTTAGTTTTTGAGGCTATGCGATTTGAGTcatatttttcattccctttaaCAATAAACGCTACATACAACTGTGAGCTGTTAGCTCAGTTATATTGCAAAGCAGATATCATTATGAAGGATAACTTTCACTAAAAATGATTATGTGTGGTTGCTGGTGTATGGAATGTCAActgatgttttatgttttaatcatATATCCTTGCTAAACTCTTAATACTTCCAATAGTTTATtggtaggtgttttttttttttcaaaattttaagataGACTAacatatcttttgcaaatactgatagtttggtttcttcctttccttacacctttttcccccctctcttacTGCGCTGGCTCGGACCTCCAGTATAATGTTGAAGAAAAGTGGTGATGGTAGGCATTCTTGTTTTGtagttctgttttggttttgttgttttctctgaGAAACAAAGTACCTTTTAGCTAACTTGAAAATATGCTCTAAAGTCAGAAGTTTGATCAGGCTCATACATCTCATCATGTTCATGTGCATTTGCTCCAGATGatcatctaaaaaattaaaaacagagcaaacttgctacatatatatatatgtcagtaATATCCTAGATACATGAAGAATCCTACAAATACTTATTTGCAGCCTATTTTGCCTTAAAGGAGATAGGTTAGGTCTTCCATACTTTAGTTAAAATCCATCCAATATGTTGTAAGTGTATAGATGTACAATCAATGCTAGATTTTTCCCATTACACAAACCTGTAACTCTGATATAAAATAGAAAGCACTATTTCTTACCAGTGTCTTCTgtttcatctgtttattttgtgGGGTGGGGTACTTATGTCTTGGCATCCTTTCATGTCAGTAGTGCCTTGTGCAGGTGTGGATGGGAGTGGGGGGCTTCTCCTCTATGTTACTGAGTTACTCGCTCTCTCCCAGGTCCTATCAGCTGTATCCTGGTGAATAAATACGGCAGTCGTCCAACCATGATTGTTGGTGGCTGCTTGTCAGGCTGTGGCTTGATTGCAGCTTCTTTCTCCAACACTGTACAGGAACTTTACTTGTACATTGGATTCATTGGAGGTGAGTTGCTATTGATGTATTTTGAAGCAGTAATTTTTATGCAGATTATTTGTAGCATTCATCTGCCAattcttttgagaaatgaaagTTCTTAGAAAAATGATTGGGTTACCATTTTTAAGAGCTATAGATATGTTAATTTCATAGTACCAGAAAAACATGTCTTTAAAGAAAGTTCTGGGGGCGCCAGTTGGTTGgatgtccgacttctgctcaggtcatgatctcgcggtccatgggttcgagccccgcatcgggctctgtgctgacagctcagagcctgaagcctgttttggattctgtgtctccctctctctgaccctcccccgttcatgttctgtctctctctgtcccaaaaataaataaacgttgaaaaaaaataaaaaaaaaaatttttttttaaaaaggaagaaagttctggCACTTTgggtggttattttttttttaagttgatttatttattttatttattatttattttatctctgctAAAACAGAGAGAGTATAAGCAGAGTgtgaagcagagacagagagagagacagagagagagagagagagagagagagagagagagagaatcccaagtggggtcTTCTCTATCAGCtatctgctatcagtgcagagcccattgtggggctcaaactcacaactgtgagatcatgacctaagcctatatcaagagtcaaacgattaactgagtgagccattgGGTGGTTGTATTTTACTgaaagtttttttcttcctttttttttcaagcttaaGAAACAGTGGTGATAGGGTGTGACAAGTTGCTGAAATGGGGGTTATCGTCTATTCCTGCTCATTATCCTTCCACCCAAGAAGAAGTTGGCTCAATTTAGAGTAAGAGAAAATGTCAGATACAAAGCAAGAATTTTCTGGTTGAGAATCCATATACATTTTCAAGGGCTTAAGGACACACATGAGAAaacctcccttccccctttcttaATAGctacatttggaaaatgaaactACTAAGGATAAAGAATATAGATCACCCATTACTCTACAATTCAGAGAAAACCATTAATATTTTGATGCTCGTATTTTTTATGCATACACATGtacttttcttagaaaataaaggggataaaattatatataatgtttgtAACCGGGTGGTTTTACGTAATAGTGCATGATGTATATAGTCCCCCATTTCAGTAAATATACTGTAGCAGCTACTATTTTCCATTGGATGgatataccatagtttatttCACCATTCTGGAACAGAAAGACCTTtaggttgtttatatttttcactaTTAATAAACCATATTTATATGATAGTACTTCTCTATACATCTTTGTGAACATGATAATTTCCATAGGACAAattttagaagtagaattactcAGGGAAAAGGTTTTTGATGTGGTTTTTGATATTGTTTTAGAAAGGTTATAATAATGTACAGTCCGACCTGCAGGATGTGAGATAATGCCAATAACAGGTATCATCTTTTTGGATCTGTACTTTGACTACATTCAcgaacattttaaacatttaaatattttaatccatCTAGAGCATGTGAATAACATAAGGAACGAACAGAACTTAATTGTTCTCACTTGGCTATTCAGCCTGTTCATtacttcatttattaattcattcaataaatatttattgaatccctATTGATATGTCAGGGACTGTTTCCAAGCTCTGTGGGGATAGAGTCACCATGACAGACAAGGTTCTTCCTTTGTAGTGGAGGGAAGCAGACAATAAACAGaccaacaaataaatgaatagataaatacataTTAGCTAGTGAGAAGTGCTTTGCAAAAACTTAAAACAGAGAATTTTGGTGAAGGATTGAATGACCCCTAAAGGGAAGGCCTCTCAACGGGTTATCTTGGGTTGAGATGTGAACGATAAGTAGGAGTTCTTCCTCTAGATTTTGTGAAAATCTAGAGGAACAGATGCCCTCAGCATGTCTGAGAATATACTGAGATGTGGGTAGGGAGGTAGGGAAGGGCCAAATCATGGTGCTTCCTAATCCAGGGTGAAGAGCTGTGGATGGCAGTCAGTGGAGAAACTGAATGGGTGGCATTCTAGTCTGGTTTCCCTGGGAAGGAAGCAAGAATGGGAGAACACTTAGTAGGTTATTGGGATACTTGTCTCAGCTCCATTGGTTGAAAAACCTActctttcctatttatttaaatgtatcttttggttctgtttctggaCTTTTTGCCCAATTTCATTGATCAGTTTTTCCTTTTGACTAAGTGCACACTGTTCTAATTACTGTAGCTATAACTgtagcaaatatttatatatctgttaGTGTTGGTCCCACCAATTATTTACCCTTTTTGAATACTTCTAATGCATTTGTTCTCCGGGTATATTTTAGAGTCATTCTACCTCTTCTGAAAAATTGAATACATTAGCATTCTCATAGAAATTACATTACATTAATGGATTTACTAAGGTGTATTAGCATCTTCACAGTGTTGTGTTTTACTGtcccaaaatgttttctctctctttccatccctccctctttcttctttttctgaccTCAGCCCCTCCACTTATGTCTTACTTCCTGAATTTATGAGATTTatcctctctcctttttgttttcaattcccTAAATTATGAAATTAAACTAAGGAGTCTACATATATTATTCTTATTGTTGCTAAcatcaaagaattattttaatgttatattatAAATCTATTATTTGCTGCATAAAGAGACTTTATGTCTGTATTTATTCAATAGCAACCCACTTAATCATCTACTTACTAGTTATAATCACCTCTCTTACAATGATGATTTTGACCTCCTGCCATTCATTTTGTCTAGTTGACCAATAACAAATATGTTTCTGACATTTATTCTGGTATGTaattcttttcctcccctccacaGGTCTTGGGCTTGCCTTCAACTTGAATCCGTCTCTGACGATGATTGGCAAGTATTTCTACAAGAGGCGACCATTGGCAAATGGACTGGCCATGGCAGGCAGCCCTGTGTTCCTCTCTACCCTGGCCCCCCTCAATCAGGCTTTCTTCGGTATCTTTGGCTGGAGAGGAAGCTTCCTAATTCTTGGGGGCCTCCTACTAAACTGCTGTGTAGCTGGTGCCCTGATGCGACCAATAGGGCCCCCGCCAACGAATGCAGGGAAAGACAGGTCTAAAGAATCCCTTCAGGATGCTGGAAGATCTGATGTAGAAAAGGGGACAAATAATGCAAGTACAGATTTTAATGGCAGAAACCCCAAAGACAAGAAACAATCAGTTTTTCAAAGAGTTAACAAAGTTATAGACTTATCCCTGTTTACCCACAGAGGCTTTCTACTATACCTCTCTGGGAATGTGGTGATGGCTTTTGGGCTGGCTACTCCTTTAGTCTTTCTTAGTAATTATGGCAAGAGTAAACATTACTCTAGTGAGAAggctgccttccttctttccattctgtcTTTCGTCGATATTGTAGCCAGACCTTCTATGGGACTTGTAGCCAACACAAAGTGGATAAGACCTCGAATTCAGTACTTTTTTGCTGCTTCTATTATTGCAAATGGAGTGTGTCATCTGCTAGCACCTTTATCCTCCAGctacattgggttctgtgtctaTGCGGGATTCCTTGGATTTGCATTTGGGTGGTTTAGCTCAGTATTATTCGAAACACTGATGGACCTTGTTGGACCCCAGAGGTTCTCCAGCGCTGTGGGATTGGTGACCATTGTGGAATGCTGTCCTGTCCTCCTGGGGCCGCCACTTTTAGGTATAGTATGCCTTATTACCTCTTTGGTCCTCTTAACATAAAACAGGCATCGAAAATTGGGAAGGTGATAAAAAGCAAAGATTAGTGAGCCTCTGGGTGGCAGAGAGCAagcatgtctcttttttttttcctttttctttttttatgagtacgctccatgcccagtgtgcaGCCCAAGgaaggtcttgaactcacgaccctgagaacaagacctgagctgagatcaagagtcagacacttaaccaactgagccacccaggtgccccaatatttctCATCTCTGTGGCCTCAGTGTTGGCACAATGCTTGGAACAGCATAATTCCTCAGATACTTACAGAATCGAATTACATTGAACCATCAAGCTGAAAGGAGAGTGAAAACAATTACAAACTTAAACATTCATTAAGATAaacttttctgattataaaactaATGTGTATTATAGAAAAACATATAATATACACTCTACCTTTAAAATACTTtggtaatttcattttaattgtggTATTTATCATAgtagtaatatttaaaataataataagagttaCCAGGTGAGAGCTCACAGTGTACCAGGGACTGTCTAGATAATTTCATATACCCTGTCATAGCTCACAAGTCTATAAGGTAAGACTGTTAATGTCCCCTCTTTATCAACGAAGAAACAGAGgcttttaaaagtgaaataacttgcccaagttcacacaacAAGTAAGTGACCATAAAACTTGATGGATTATTCTCTGAGAGTACCAAATtgtttacaatttaaaattaccatttaaaacaattttttttaacgtttattcatttttgagacagagagagagagagcgagagagcgcacgtgccagcacgtgagtggggggagaTGTGGGGGTGGGccaggggacacagaatccgaagcaggctccaggctctgagctgtcaacacagagtccaacatggggctcaaacccacaaactgcgagatcatgacctgagctgaagttggatgcttaaccaactgagccacccaggcgcccctaaaattactATTAATGTAAAATGCAGTAGTAATTGGGACTTCCTCTGAATATGACTCATGCTTTTTAGATTATGCATTATAAGTAAGGAAggattcataaaagaaaatccaCTACTGATTTTTCTAGACTCCCAGTCCTCATTCCTCCCTATATCCAATGAGAGTCCAAGTCCTATAAATTTCTAAATCTGTAAGCTCCTAAATCTCTCTCTAGTTGGCCCACTTTTTCTGTCACAACACCAACCCATCCACAGTTCCTGTCCCCTATCTGGGTTGCTCCAGCAGCCTCCAGACTGGTCTACCCATATCCACTCTAGCCAACCTACAATCTGTTTTCTACTCTGCAGGCAAATACAAACTCAATATTCCAGCTGATGAGATCTTTCTAGTTGCTTCCCATTGTTCTTGGGGTGGAGAGCAAATTCCCTTGTGGCCTACAAGGCGCCCCCCAGCCTGGCTTCCAatctctccagcctcatttcctGTCACTCACCTTTTGTTCTCTCTGCTCCAACAGCCCcgcccttcctccttcccctctcacacCCCAGCTTCCTACCACctgcctttgcacttgctgtgctCTGGCCTCATCCttctcccatcccctcctcctAGATGGGTCCCATCCTCCTCTAGGTCCCTGCTTCATTTACACTGTAAGAGAAGCTTTCCTGACCCTGCTTGCTGCTCCCAACCCCCTATTTTCTGCTTTCAAACACTCCTTGTCACGGCTTGTATAATTATTTGATTAACATTTCTCTTCTCCACTGAACTGTGGatgttctctcctctgctctcccttATCCTCAGGGCCAGCAGCCCGGTGCTGAGTGTATGCATCAGCCCGATAAATGTTGCTGAATGAACAATGTCCTGAGTTAGAAAAGCATATGGAATCATATTTGAATTGGTTGTATTAAGTCTTCTTGGGTGTTTATTCCTTAATTAACCAATTGGGTGAGATGCTAATAAATTTTACTATAACAAGGATTTCATGGCCAAAAAATTTTTGGAAACCCCAAGTTTGATAGATTACCAGAGGACCTTGCAAAGCCTACTTAATATGCACATGGTGGATCTTTACCAGAAAAGAATATGTTATGCCATTCCCTAAGTTTGACTTTGGGAACACTCAGGAGGTTACAGGTACAGCTTCAGTGTCAGACTTCCTGGATTAAAAGCCATGTTATTTCACTTatgagctctgtgaccttgggcgagttacTTAAGGTCTCTGTACTTCAGTTTGTACATCATACAGCGCGAATGATGACAGAATCTgcctgttgtgaggattaagcaCTTCGAATGGTGGAAAGGTGTTGCTGTTAATTGTATAGCACAGGCCAAGTGTTCACAGGGACCGCTCTTTGGGAAATGCTGATGTCAGCGAAAGAGCATTGGCCAGGAGACTGCAGTTAGCTCTGTGGCCTGGGGCAAGACTCCTAAACCTCTCCTGAGCAACAAATTTTTCCACTGTGAATCCAGAGAATTGATTCTAGATGATCTGTAGGTCTTTCCTGGCTCAAATttggaaagatttcattattttcaagttgctaaaaataacaaaatatgcaAGGCCATCTAAAACCCAAGTGTGACATCATAAAAGATGAGATAATTTTTAGCAGTTCTTTTTTTAGACTAATTTGTCATTTATGGGCTCTTTGAGGATTGGTTGACATCTTTCTGAGTAGATCCTTCAGCTTCATTTGGGAAAGGCATACTTGTTCACTTTTGCCCACATAACTGTGTTTTGGATATCTTCAGGTCGTCTGAATGACATCTATGGAGA harbors:
- the LOC125171525 gene encoding monocarboxylate transporter 1-like, encoding MSPSNGGPVRPSPPDGGWGWAVVTGAFISIGFSCAFGKSISVFYKEIEEIFNASTSEVSWISSIMFAVMYAGGPISCILVNKYGSRPTMIVGGCLSGCGLIAASFSNTVQELYLYIGFIGGLGLAFNLNPSLTMIGKYFYKRRPLANGLAMAGSPVFLSTLAPLNQAFFGIFGWRGSFLILGGLLLNCCVAGALMRPIGPPPTNAGKDRSKESLQDAGRSDVEKGTNNASTDFNGRNPKDKKQSVFQRVNKVIDLSLFTHRGFLLYLSGNVVMAFGLATPLVFLSNYGKSKHYSSEKAAFLLSILSFVDIVARPSMGLVANTKWIRPRIQYFFAASIIANGVCHLLAPLSSSYIGFCVYAGFLGFAFGWFSSVLFETLMDLVGPQRFSSAVGLVTIVECCPVLLGPPLLGRLNDIYGDYKYTYWVCGVILIIAGIYLFIGMGINYRLVAKEQKAEKQQKKEGKEKPKEVIKAADSRG